From a region of the uncultured Draconibacterium sp. genome:
- a CDS encoding PglZ domain-containing protein has translation MNKPRILWTDDEIDLLRAHIIFLQEKGYEVETANNGLDAIEKVEASYFDIIFLDENMPGMTGLETLTKIKDIAPNVPVVMITKSEEENIMDEAVGAKIADYLIKPVNPKQILLTLKKNIDQKRLVKEQTTSKYQMQFAQIGMKLNDRLTFDEWKDVYRKLVYWELELSESEDSAMDQVLSMQKEEANKAFFRFVKENYQDWFTRDFEDRPMLSPDIFKQKVFPHLNDGKKTFVLVVDNLRYDQWRIFSPEINNYFRTVTEDLYCGILPTATMYARNAMFAGLMPSEIEKLYPQLWLDDDNEGHKNRNEEELLRKQLERFSRKESLYFEKGSGAKKERWVYDNLNNILKNDLSVMVVNFVDMISHARTEMDMIRELANNEKAYRSLTLSWFKNSSLLELLKALADEDIRVVITTDHGAIRVDNAVKIIGDRETNTNLRYKLGKNLNFKSKNVFEIRDPRSIYLPSRNVSTSYVFAQGTDFFAYPNNYNYYANYYKDTFQHGGISMEELIIPVVTLDPKK, from the coding sequence ATGAATAAGCCAAGAATACTTTGGACAGATGACGAAATAGATCTCTTACGCGCGCACATCATATTTTTACAGGAAAAAGGATACGAAGTTGAAACGGCTAACAACGGTCTCGATGCTATTGAGAAAGTTGAAGCCAGTTACTTCGACATTATTTTTCTTGATGAAAATATGCCGGGTATGACCGGTTTGGAAACGCTCACAAAAATTAAGGATATTGCGCCTAATGTGCCGGTGGTAATGATTACTAAAAGCGAAGAAGAAAATATAATGGATGAGGCAGTTGGTGCAAAGATTGCCGATTACCTGATAAAGCCGGTTAATCCAAAACAGATATTGCTGACACTGAAAAAGAATATTGATCAGAAACGCTTGGTTAAAGAACAAACCACATCGAAATATCAGATGCAGTTTGCCCAGATCGGGATGAAACTGAACGACCGCCTTACTTTTGATGAATGGAAGGATGTTTACCGTAAGTTGGTATACTGGGAACTGGAGCTGAGCGAGTCGGAAGATTCGGCCATGGACCAGGTTCTTTCGATGCAAAAAGAGGAGGCCAATAAAGCTTTTTTCCGTTTTGTAAAAGAGAATTATCAGGATTGGTTTACGCGGGATTTTGAAGACCGACCGATGTTATCACCCGATATTTTTAAACAGAAAGTTTTTCCACACCTCAACGATGGAAAGAAAACTTTTGTATTGGTGGTGGATAATTTGCGTTACGATCAGTGGCGGATATTTAGCCCCGAGATAAATAACTATTTCCGCACGGTAACCGAAGACCTGTATTGTGGAATTTTGCCTACAGCTACCATGTATGCCCGTAATGCAATGTTTGCCGGTTTAATGCCTTCAGAAATTGAAAAGTTATATCCGCAATTGTGGCTCGATGACGATAACGAAGGTCATAAAAACAGAAACGAAGAAGAGTTGTTACGCAAACAGCTGGAACGTTTTTCGCGCAAAGAAAGCTTGTATTTTGAGAAAGGATCGGGTGCGAAAAAAGAGCGCTGGGTATACGATAACCTCAACAATATTCTTAAAAACGACCTTTCGGTAATGGTGGTGAATTTTGTGGATATGATTTCGCATGCCCGCACCGAAATGGATATGATTCGCGAGTTGGCCAACAACGAAAAAGCGTATCGTTCGTTAACCTTAAGTTGGTTTAAAAACTCTTCGTTACTGGAGTTGCTCAAGGCGCTTGCTGATGAAGACATTCGAGTGGTAATTACTACCGACCACGGTGCTATTCGTGTTGATAATGCGGTGAAAATTATTGGCGATCGCGAAACCAATACCAATCTGCGTTATAAGCTGGGTAAAAATCTGAACTTCAAATCGAAGAATGTATTTGAGATTCGCGATCCGCGAAGCATTTATCTGCCATCGCGAAATGTGAGTACCAGCTATGTTTTTGCGCAGGGAACCGACTTTTTTGCTTATCCGAATAATTACAATTATTACGCGAATTATTACAAAGATACGTTCCAACACGGCGGAATTTCTATGGAAGAATTGATTATTCCGGTGGTTACTCTGGATCCTAAGAAGTAG
- a CDS encoding ARMT1-like domain-containing protein yields MNYECLICQVKALQKRMDKYEIAEEKRNKIVSQAISSIAGIDLNKSFSPEITSNILRELAKESDIKDPYETEKDESNLALLARYNEFKTKVEKSGNKFDTALRYAIAGNIIDFGPTHHFDVDGTIQKVFQTQFAIDDSEALEAEIKKAKTILYLGDNCGEIVMDKLFLETIDHPNVIFAVRDQPILNDATLKEAQEVGLHKVATLITNGDNTPSTLLHRVSKEFLEIYRSADLIISKGMGNFEGLMDENDPRLFYLLMIKCPVIGQKVGAVKGDFVVKRSTS; encoded by the coding sequence ATGAACTACGAATGCCTTATTTGCCAGGTAAAAGCGCTGCAAAAACGTATGGATAAATACGAAATTGCAGAGGAAAAACGAAATAAAATTGTAAGTCAGGCCATTTCAAGTATTGCCGGGATTGACCTTAACAAGAGTTTTTCGCCCGAGATTACCAGCAACATTTTAAGGGAACTGGCGAAAGAATCAGATATAAAAGATCCGTATGAAACAGAAAAAGATGAGAGTAACCTGGCATTGTTAGCTCGTTACAATGAGTTCAAAACCAAGGTGGAAAAATCGGGTAATAAATTCGATACGGCATTGCGATACGCTATTGCCGGAAACATTATCGACTTTGGTCCAACGCATCATTTTGATGTAGATGGAACAATCCAGAAGGTCTTTCAAACGCAATTTGCCATCGATGATTCCGAAGCTTTAGAAGCCGAAATAAAAAAAGCCAAAACCATTTTATACCTGGGCGATAACTGCGGCGAAATTGTAATGGACAAACTATTCCTGGAAACAATTGATCACCCCAACGTGATATTTGCTGTTCGCGACCAACCCATTTTAAACGATGCTACTTTAAAAGAGGCGCAGGAAGTAGGGCTACACAAGGTTGCCACTTTAATCACTAATGGCGATAACACCCCCTCAACCTTGCTACATCGCGTAAGCAAGGAATTTTTGGAAATCTATCGTTCTGCCGATCTGATTATCTCGAAAGGCATGGGCAACTTTGAAGGATTGATGGACGAAAACGATCCGCGCCTGTTTTACCTGCTGATGATAAAATGCCCTGTTATCGGCCAAAAAGTTGGTGCCGTAAAAGGAGACTTTGTGGTAAAACGAAGCACGAGTTGA